In Pseudoalteromonas sp. NC201, a single window of DNA contains:
- the flgJ gene encoding flagellar assembly peptidoglycan hydrolase FlgJ, with amino-acid sequence MNTDQLKNQSFFDLGNLDSIRKEALKGAGDQGASDQALKKAAQQFESIFTQMLLQSMRKANEALEDKDSPFNSSGVKFFEEMHDQQLSMHLSEQGSLGLADLIVQQLSPNSEKYKPASVMRADGDISFKKQATASESVNKPEPQVVNVKADASSDEQTGFGSPEEFVDRIWEYAQTAAKKLGLNPAVMVAQAALETGWGKHIISKKDGSSSFNLFNIKADSRWSGESARKSTLEFEQGLPVQKQADFRAYKSLEQSFDDYVSFLKGNPRYEQALNKAGDSHAYLSELQNAGYATDPNYANKIKSVLKRIDVSDFLSGALTKGVR; translated from the coding sequence ATGAACACCGACCAATTGAAAAATCAAAGCTTTTTTGACCTAGGAAACCTTGATTCGATCCGTAAAGAGGCGCTGAAAGGTGCTGGCGATCAAGGTGCCTCAGATCAGGCATTGAAGAAGGCGGCACAACAGTTTGAGTCTATCTTTACGCAAATGTTGTTACAAAGCATGCGTAAAGCGAATGAGGCGCTAGAGGATAAAGACAGTCCATTTAACTCTAGTGGTGTCAAATTTTTTGAAGAAATGCATGATCAGCAACTTTCGATGCACTTATCTGAGCAAGGCAGCTTAGGACTGGCAGATCTGATTGTGCAGCAGTTGTCTCCTAACTCTGAAAAGTATAAGCCTGCCTCAGTAATGAGAGCTGACGGCGATATTTCCTTTAAAAAGCAGGCTACAGCGAGTGAGAGTGTGAATAAACCCGAACCGCAGGTTGTCAATGTAAAGGCAGATGCCTCAAGCGATGAACAAACAGGCTTTGGTTCTCCTGAGGAATTCGTCGACAGAATTTGGGAATACGCTCAAACAGCGGCGAAAAAGTTGGGCTTGAACCCTGCGGTAATGGTTGCACAAGCTGCACTGGAAACCGGTTGGGGTAAACACATCATCAGCAAAAAGGATGGTAGTAGCAGTTTTAATCTATTCAATATTAAAGCGGATAGCCGCTGGAGTGGTGAAAGCGCCAGAAAATCGACACTTGAATTTGAGCAAGGGTTACCGGTGCAAAAGCAAGCCGATTTCCGTGCTTATAAGTCGCTTGAACAAAGCTTTGATGATTATGTCAGTTTCCTAAAAGGTAATCCGAGATACGAGCAAGCCTTAAATAAGGCTGGTGATAGTCACGCCTATTTAAGTGAACTTCAAAATGCAGGCTATGCGACCGATCCGAATTATGCCAACAAAATTAAGTCAGTTTTAAAGCGTATTGATGTATCCGATTTCTTATCCGGTGCGCTAACAAAGGGAGTCAGATGA
- the flgG gene encoding flagellar basal-body rod protein FlgG gives MNPALWISKTGLDAQQTDISVISNNLANASTVGYKKSRAIFEDLLYQNINQPGGRSSQDTELPSGLMLGAGAKVVANQKNFSQGNMLSTENSLDWMIQGPGFFEIQMPDGTTAYSRNGQFTTDEEGRIVTSGAGFPVLPEMNVPDDAQSITISQDGEVSVRVAGQAENVVIGQLTISDFINPSGLEPIGQNLYTETAVSGAPVQGNPSVEGLGKIVQGALETSNVNVTEELVNLIETQRVYEMNSKVISTVDQMLSYINQQL, from the coding sequence ATGAATCCGGCATTGTGGATAAGTAAAACAGGCTTAGATGCTCAGCAAACTGATATTTCAGTTATTTCGAACAACTTGGCGAACGCCAGTACCGTCGGCTACAAAAAGAGTCGGGCGATATTCGAAGACTTATTATATCAAAACATCAATCAGCCAGGTGGCCGCAGCTCTCAAGATACAGAATTACCGTCTGGTTTGATGCTTGGTGCAGGTGCCAAAGTAGTCGCCAACCAAAAGAACTTTTCTCAAGGTAATATGTTAAGTACCGAAAACTCTTTGGATTGGATGATCCAAGGCCCGGGCTTTTTTGAGATTCAGATGCCAGATGGCACAACTGCGTATTCAAGAAACGGTCAGTTCACGACGGATGAAGAAGGTCGAATTGTTACCTCAGGTGCGGGTTTTCCTGTGTTACCTGAGATGAACGTACCCGACGATGCACAGTCAATTACTATTTCTCAAGATGGTGAAGTATCGGTGCGCGTTGCAGGACAAGCTGAAAACGTTGTTATCGGACAGTTGACGATCAGTGACTTTATTAATCCATCAGGTCTTGAACCGATTGGACAAAACTTGTACACAGAAACTGCGGTAAGTGGTGCACCAGTACAAGGTAATCCAAGCGTTGAAGGGCTAGGTAAGATTGTGCAAGGCGCACTTGAAACGTCAAACGTTAATGTGACCGAAGAGCTTGTAAATCTAATTGAGACACAACGCGTGTATGAGATGAACTCAAAAGTGATTTCAACGGTAGATCAGATGCTGAGCTACATTAATCAACAGCTGTAA
- a CDS encoding CheR family methyltransferase codes for MENKHLEQKEYDQFRTFLEQQCGIVLGDNKLYLVKSRLAPLMARFGVETLSSLVAKTLSPHERQLRAAVVDAMTTNETLWFRDTYPFELIKSKILPEFKDLRRPVKIWSAASSSGQEPYSIAMSASEYVSKSPGALKMGVQIVGTDISNTMLDMCKNAEYDALALARGLSPERRKKFFMDSGNGMAKVVEPIRKMVSFRHLNLLDSYALMGKFDVIFCRNVLIYFSPEVKAKIISQFAQSLNPNGYLFLGASESMAGLSDDFNMIRCNPGIIYQKKT; via the coding sequence TTGGAAAATAAGCATTTAGAGCAAAAAGAGTACGACCAATTTAGAACCTTTTTGGAGCAACAGTGCGGTATTGTACTGGGTGACAATAAATTGTACTTGGTCAAAAGCCGACTCGCTCCTCTGATGGCTCGCTTTGGTGTGGAAACACTATCGTCTTTAGTAGCTAAAACACTCAGTCCCCATGAGCGGCAATTGCGTGCCGCTGTGGTGGATGCGATGACAACGAATGAAACACTTTGGTTTAGGGATACTTATCCGTTCGAGCTAATTAAATCGAAAATCTTACCAGAGTTTAAAGACTTGAGACGTCCAGTTAAGATTTGGTCGGCGGCAAGTTCATCAGGACAAGAGCCATATTCAATTGCGATGTCTGCGAGTGAATATGTGAGTAAAAGCCCAGGCGCGCTGAAAATGGGTGTTCAGATCGTCGGTACAGACATTTCTAACACGATGCTTGATATGTGTAAGAATGCTGAATATGACGCGTTGGCGTTGGCGAGAGGGTTGTCGCCTGAGCGCAGAAAGAAGTTTTTTATGGATAGCGGTAATGGAATGGCTAAGGTAGTTGAACCTATCCGTAAAATGGTCAGCTTTAGACATTTAAACTTGCTAGATTCTTACGCGTTGATGGGTAAGTTTGATGTTATTTTCTGCCGTAACGTCCTGATCTATTTTTCACCTGAAGTGAAAGCCAAAATCATTTCGCAATTTGCTCAGTCGTTAAACCCGAATGGCTATTTGTTTTTAGGGGCGTCGGAATCGATGGCGGGGTTGAGTGACGACTTTAATATGATCCGTTGTAATCCTGGGATTATCTATCAGAAAAAGACTTAA
- the flgC gene encoding flagellar basal body rod protein FlgC has protein sequence MSLYNVFDIAGSGMSAQNVRLNTTASNISNANSVSSSQDNVYRARHPVFAAELSKASASQSNVAGSSVGVKVLGVVESDKPLQVEYNPNHPSADANGYIYKPNVNVVEEMANMISASRSYQTNVQVADAAKQMLSKTLQLGQR, from the coding sequence ATGAGTTTATATAACGTTTTCGATATTGCGGGTTCAGGGATGAGTGCACAGAATGTGCGACTAAATACCACCGCAAGTAATATCTCGAACGCAAACTCAGTGAGTTCTAGTCAAGATAATGTTTATCGCGCTAGACACCCTGTATTTGCCGCTGAACTTTCCAAAGCTTCAGCTTCCCAAAGCAATGTCGCGGGATCGTCAGTTGGAGTAAAAGTATTAGGTGTGGTTGAGAGCGATAAGCCGCTTCAAGTTGAATATAACCCAAACCACCCAAGTGCTGACGCAAATGGCTACATTTATAAACCGAATGTGAATGTGGTAGAGGAGATGGCAAACATGATTTCTGCTTCTCGCTCTTACCAAACCAATGTTCAAGTTGCAGATGCTGCAAAGCAAATGCTTAGTAAAACATTGCAACTAGGCCAGCGCTAA
- the flgE gene encoding flagellar hook protein FlgE, with protein sequence MSFNIALTGIAAAQKDLDVTANNIANVNTTGFKESRAEFADVYASSVFSSGKTKNGDGVQTTMVAQQFHQGSLKFTQNSLDLAIEGEGYFAMSNSLQSQDFTYSRAGAFKLNKDNFIVNAKGDYLQGFPVDPSTGDTTSLSLSTTSPVQIPDASGSPRATSQIYTSFNLDATAQPPTIAFDPEQRASYNSRTAITVYDSLGESHTLQLFFRKTADNEWSTYATMDDKPFNHNAQQIDPAATPPVPYTPVSVFRFDASGIPSQTAADPSATPLVFNNNTGSTFNPLSLAGPQDAVDPTIGMSNLLDNGATFPNDIVVNWRDEANTAQKLPTQYSSGRFEVKALEQDGATVGRLAGIDIGTDGKVVASYTNGDSTFLGQVALVRFPNSQGLQAIGNTEWKKSLSSGEPLAGEPNTGTLGGISSSALEQSNVNLTNELVDLISAQRNFQANSRALEVNSTLQQNILQIR encoded by the coding sequence ATGAGTTTCAATATAGCACTGACAGGTATTGCCGCCGCGCAAAAAGACTTGGACGTAACAGCAAATAACATTGCTAACGTGAACACGACGGGTTTTAAAGAGTCTCGCGCAGAATTTGCTGATGTTTACGCGTCTTCGGTTTTTAGCTCTGGCAAAACGAAAAATGGCGATGGTGTACAAACTACCATGGTTGCACAGCAGTTTCACCAAGGATCATTAAAGTTTACGCAAAACTCGCTAGACTTGGCGATTGAGGGCGAAGGCTATTTTGCCATGTCAAACTCGCTCCAGTCACAAGATTTCACCTATTCTCGAGCGGGTGCATTTAAGCTCAACAAAGACAACTTTATCGTGAATGCTAAGGGTGATTACTTGCAAGGCTTTCCAGTCGATCCATCTACAGGTGATACCACGTCTTTGAGTTTAAGCACAACATCACCCGTTCAAATTCCAGATGCATCAGGTTCTCCTCGTGCAACATCGCAAATCTATACCTCGTTTAACCTAGATGCGACTGCGCAACCACCTACGATTGCTTTTGATCCTGAGCAACGTGCCTCATATAATTCAAGAACAGCAATTACGGTATATGACTCGTTGGGTGAATCACATACATTGCAGTTATTCTTCAGAAAAACAGCGGATAATGAGTGGTCTACTTACGCAACAATGGACGATAAACCTTTTAACCATAATGCGCAGCAAATTGATCCAGCAGCAACACCACCTGTTCCTTATACGCCAGTTAGTGTGTTCCGTTTCGATGCTAGCGGTATTCCATCACAGACGGCTGCCGATCCTTCAGCTACGCCGCTTGTTTTTAACAACAATACTGGCTCGACATTTAACCCCTTAAGTCTTGCTGGACCTCAAGATGCAGTTGACCCAACTATCGGTATGTCAAACTTGCTTGATAACGGTGCAACTTTTCCGAATGATATTGTTGTTAACTGGCGTGATGAAGCAAATACTGCTCAAAAGCTACCAACGCAATATTCATCAGGTCGATTTGAAGTCAAAGCATTGGAACAAGATGGTGCGACCGTCGGCCGTTTAGCAGGTATTGATATTGGTACTGATGGTAAAGTTGTGGCTTCATATACTAACGGCGACTCAACGTTCTTAGGGCAAGTCGCGCTAGTACGCTTCCCGAATTCTCAAGGCCTTCAGGCGATTGGTAATACTGAGTGGAAGAAGAGCCTATCTTCTGGTGAGCCACTTGCAGGCGAGCCAAACACAGGTACTCTCGGTGGTATTAGTTCATCTGCGTTAGAGCAATCGAACGTCAACCTCACAAACGAGTTAGTTGACCTTATCAGCGCCCAACGTAACTTCCAAGCGAACTCTCGAGCGCTTGAGGTTAACTCAACATTACAACAAAATATATTACAGATCCGATAA
- the flgB gene encoding flagellar basal body rod protein FlgB, protein MAISFDKALGIHQHTMLLRSQRAEILASNIANADTPGYKAKDIDFASALKAAKTMQRSGNDMVRTDAKHLSGGTKMSNSSELYRSPNQADTGDGNSVDIQVERNLYVQNALEYQASLQFLGGKFSGLKKALGGQGA, encoded by the coding sequence ATGGCAATTAGTTTCGATAAAGCGTTGGGTATACATCAGCATACTATGCTGCTTCGCTCACAACGCGCTGAAATTCTAGCAAGCAATATCGCAAACGCAGACACTCCAGGATACAAAGCTAAAGATATCGACTTTGCTAGTGCTTTGAAAGCGGCAAAGACAATGCAAAGAAGCGGCAATGATATGGTTAGAACAGATGCAAAACACCTCAGTGGTGGTACTAAAATGAGTAACTCATCTGAACTATATCGTTCGCCAAATCAAGCAGATACAGGTGATGGTAACTCAGTAGATATACAAGTGGAACGAAATTTGTATGTACAGAATGCATTAGAGTACCAAGCCAGTTTGCAATTTCTTGGTGGTAAGTTCAGTGGCCTTAAGAAGGCACTCGGCGGACAAGGGGCATAA
- a CDS encoding flagellar basal body P-ring protein FlgI — protein MLKNILLIGAAITLVGFSSLASAERVKDVSMVEGVRSNQLVGYGLVVGLPGTGEQTRFTEQSFKAMLNSFGITMPASLKPKIKNVAAVAVHADLPPFVKPGQTIDVTVSSIGSAGSLRGGTLLQTFLKGVDGNVYAIAQGSLIVGGLGADGADGSRVVINTPTVGRVANGATVERAVPSPFTQGDYITFNLNRPDFTTAKRLADTINGLVGPNSAKPMDAASVRVIAPRDPSQRVAYLSTLENLEFKPADTAAKIIVNSRTGTIVIGKNVKLQPAAITHGGLTVTIAEQQNVSQPNALANGETTVTQQSIIDVNQDDSRAFVFDPGVSLDDLVRAINQVGAAPGDLMAILEALKEAGAINGQLVVI, from the coding sequence ATGCTTAAGAATATTTTGCTTATCGGTGCGGCCATTACGTTGGTTGGTTTTTCTTCTTTGGCTTCTGCTGAGCGAGTTAAAGACGTCAGTATGGTTGAAGGTGTTCGTTCAAACCAACTGGTTGGCTACGGCCTAGTTGTAGGCTTGCCTGGTACCGGTGAGCAAACCAGATTTACCGAGCAAAGCTTTAAAGCGATGTTGAATAGCTTTGGCATAACGATGCCCGCAAGCTTAAAGCCAAAAATTAAAAATGTTGCGGCTGTTGCGGTTCACGCAGATCTGCCACCTTTTGTTAAGCCCGGCCAAACCATTGACGTTACCGTTTCATCTATTGGTAGTGCTGGTAGTTTACGAGGCGGTACTTTACTTCAGACCTTTCTAAAAGGGGTCGATGGTAACGTATATGCAATTGCGCAAGGAAGTTTGATTGTTGGTGGTTTGGGTGCTGATGGTGCCGATGGGAGTCGAGTTGTGATCAATACGCCGACTGTTGGTCGGGTGGCAAACGGCGCGACAGTGGAGCGAGCGGTACCGAGTCCGTTTACTCAGGGTGATTACATTACCTTTAACTTGAATAGACCAGACTTTACTACTGCAAAACGCTTGGCCGATACTATCAATGGCCTTGTTGGACCAAATAGTGCAAAACCTATGGATGCAGCCTCAGTTCGAGTAATTGCACCAAGAGATCCGTCTCAGCGCGTTGCGTATTTATCTACGCTAGAGAATCTTGAATTCAAACCAGCGGATACCGCTGCGAAGATCATCGTTAACTCGCGCACTGGCACTATCGTTATCGGCAAAAATGTCAAGTTGCAGCCTGCGGCAATTACTCATGGCGGCCTTACCGTAACAATTGCTGAGCAGCAAAATGTGTCACAACCTAATGCGCTGGCGAATGGCGAAACAACAGTGACGCAGCAAAGCATTATCGACGTAAATCAGGATGACTCTCGAGCGTTTGTGTTTGACCCAGGCGTGAGTCTTGATGACTTGGTTAGGGCAATTAACCAGGTTGGCGCAGCACCTGGCGATTTAATGGCGATCCTTGAAGCGCTAAAAGAAGCAGGCGCGATAAATGGTCAATTAGTCGTCATTTGA
- a CDS encoding flagellar basal body rod protein FlgF — protein sequence MDKMVYIAMSGAKQSLRGVALKANNLANANTTGFKADFAQARSMQAFGEGLPTRVFAMQERPGTNMTGGAIVETGRELDIAVDDKSWISVVDASGEEAYTKVGTLNIRNDGALVTAHGRQLIGEGGPIVLPIPVDKVVFSDDGSIQVRPQGAPANFLEVVDRLKIIEADNNKLQKGNDGLYRPKEDKLEDGICGFCEISPTAKVMSGFLEMSNVNPVHEMVDMINHQRQFEMQIKLMKTAEEIDERHTSLLRIV from the coding sequence ATGGATAAAATGGTGTATATCGCAATGTCAGGCGCTAAGCAAAGCTTACGTGGTGTGGCACTTAAGGCGAATAACCTTGCTAATGCCAATACGACTGGCTTCAAAGCAGATTTTGCTCAAGCGCGCTCAATGCAGGCGTTTGGTGAAGGGCTACCTACACGGGTTTTTGCTATGCAAGAACGCCCAGGGACCAATATGACCGGTGGCGCAATCGTTGAAACTGGCCGTGAGCTAGATATTGCAGTAGATGATAAATCATGGATCAGTGTTGTTGATGCCTCGGGTGAAGAAGCTTACACCAAAGTCGGCACGCTCAATATTCGTAATGACGGCGCGTTGGTCACAGCTCATGGGCGTCAACTTATTGGCGAAGGTGGACCTATTGTCTTACCTATCCCCGTTGATAAAGTGGTGTTTAGTGACGATGGCTCTATTCAAGTGCGTCCACAAGGCGCTCCTGCTAACTTTCTTGAAGTGGTTGATCGGCTGAAAATTATTGAAGCAGATAATAATAAGCTGCAAAAAGGCAATGACGGCCTTTATAGACCAAAAGAGGATAAGCTAGAAGATGGGATCTGTGGCTTTTGTGAAATATCACCAACCGCAAAAGTGATGAGTGGCTTCTTAGAGATGTCCAACGTCAATCCCGTTCATGAGATGGTGGATATGATCAACCATCAAAGACAATTTGAAATGCAAATTAAGCTGATGAAAACAGCTGAAGAAATAGATGAGCGACACACTTCGCTCCTACGCATAGTTTAA
- the flgH gene encoding flagellar basal body L-ring protein FlgH, which produces MRALYLAIVTVAALSGCSTTQNKNVVRDDPYYAPIYPEDNQAQMVATGSLFNTQFSNDLYADKKALRVGDIITIVLRETTQATKAANSELDKSSDSSLDPVIGLGGNAINIGKEAIQFGAKSSSSFSGDSKSNQSNSLFGNISVNVTRVLPNGNLVIRGEKWLTLNTGEEFIRLEGLVRPQDVTADNTVESNRVANARIQYSGKGDQQEVQSAGWLTSFFMSALMPF; this is translated from the coding sequence ATGCGTGCATTATATTTAGCCATCGTAACGGTCGCTGCATTATCTGGATGTAGTACAACACAAAATAAAAATGTGGTGCGTGACGATCCGTATTATGCGCCTATCTATCCCGAGGATAATCAAGCCCAAATGGTGGCAACAGGGTCATTATTTAATACGCAGTTTTCCAATGATCTTTATGCTGACAAAAAAGCGTTAAGAGTCGGCGATATTATTACCATCGTACTCAGAGAAACGACTCAGGCGACCAAAGCTGCAAATTCTGAGCTGGATAAATCCAGTGATTCGAGCTTAGACCCTGTGATTGGTCTTGGTGGCAATGCCATCAATATCGGAAAGGAAGCGATACAGTTTGGTGCTAAATCCAGTTCTTCTTTCTCTGGTGATTCGAAGTCTAATCAGTCAAATAGCTTATTCGGGAATATATCGGTCAATGTAACCCGAGTATTGCCTAACGGTAATTTAGTGATCCGCGGTGAAAAGTGGTTAACCCTCAATACTGGCGAGGAATTTATTCGCTTAGAAGGGTTGGTAAGACCTCAGGATGTGACCGCAGATAACACTGTTGAGTCTAATCGAGTGGCAAATGCCAGAATTCAATATTCAGGTAAAGGTGACCAACAAGAAGTGCAAAGTGCAGGTTGGTTAACGAGTTTCTTTATGAGCGCGCTGATGCCGTTTTAA
- the flgK gene encoding flagellar hook-associated protein FlgK, translating into MSFDLLNIGAAGVRANSELLQTTSKNIANLNTKGYIRERTEHGTMIGGMVGRGETVRLINQFAQQQLNRDISNQSYYEQFVTEASRVDTLFAQDSNSLSKSINSMFNNLQSAINLPSSTTNRSLFMTGAQGLVDQMDRLSGIVVDQNSIVNEQLDIFSEEANNLVQKISELNKQVASKSALNLNNVDHSVLNERDQAIKELAELVDIETLDGENGEKLVFLGTGDALVMQGGAFNLFAMKGNPDPNHKELILDIKDKNVVQLELDSGSLKGKIGGLLAFRDEVLIPAQNQLGQIGLALADAFNQQNRLGMDLDGNIGGDIFKIPTVGGFAYSENTGTAALTATLEPGRGNELPATDFQVTYTSATTVEITAVDAKGNPIGTPTTGNIAGGVITGTGDYFGLQMNVTGSGATGDRFLVKLNQQAATGLELATQRPEALALASPIRTEKSADNNGTATISAGVVTDTDPATSAFTAGTPPTLNDGPYTLTKTANANEYTLTSNSGTTHTFTAPADGKDILSGVGVAPAPFDNLGFTFDIEGTPNTGDSFEISFNTGGFDDNRNGAALDGLKSSDLVRQNVESTGSTESHKTFNEAYADIVTGVGVITNQAKTNGAAFEALANQSSAWFESLSGVNLDEEAANLLRFQQSYSASAQVISAARTVFDTLLSAAR; encoded by the coding sequence ATGTCATTTGATCTATTAAATATTGGTGCAGCAGGGGTTAGGGCTAACTCCGAGTTACTACAAACCACCAGTAAAAACATTGCTAACCTAAATACCAAAGGGTATATCCGTGAACGGACTGAGCACGGAACGATGATAGGTGGCATGGTTGGTCGTGGTGAAACGGTGCGTTTGATCAACCAATTTGCGCAGCAGCAATTAAATCGTGATATTTCTAATCAATCTTACTATGAGCAGTTTGTCACTGAGGCAAGCCGCGTTGATACGTTGTTTGCACAAGACTCAAACAGTCTGAGCAAGAGCATCAACTCGATGTTTAATAATTTACAAAGCGCGATTAACTTACCTTCATCGACAACTAACCGCTCTTTATTTATGACGGGCGCTCAAGGCCTAGTCGATCAAATGGATAGATTGTCAGGTATTGTTGTTGATCAAAACAGTATCGTGAACGAGCAATTGGATATTTTCTCGGAAGAAGCCAATAACCTTGTTCAAAAAATCAGTGAATTGAATAAACAAGTGGCGAGTAAGTCGGCGCTCAATCTTAACAATGTCGATCACAGCGTGCTTAATGAGCGAGATCAAGCAATTAAAGAGCTTGCTGAGCTCGTAGATATAGAAACACTCGACGGTGAAAATGGCGAGAAGCTCGTATTTTTAGGCACTGGGGATGCGCTTGTGATGCAAGGTGGTGCCTTCAATTTATTCGCGATGAAAGGCAATCCAGATCCTAATCATAAAGAACTAATCCTAGACATTAAAGATAAAAATGTTGTGCAACTCGAGTTAGATAGCGGCAGCTTGAAAGGCAAAATCGGCGGGTTACTGGCATTTAGAGATGAAGTGTTGATCCCGGCACAAAACCAACTAGGTCAAATTGGCCTCGCATTGGCAGATGCTTTTAATCAGCAAAATAGATTGGGAATGGACTTAGATGGCAATATAGGTGGAGATATATTTAAAATACCCACCGTGGGTGGCTTTGCTTACAGCGAAAATACAGGCACTGCAGCGCTTACGGCAACACTTGAGCCTGGGCGCGGCAATGAGTTGCCAGCTACCGATTTTCAAGTTACTTATACCAGTGCAACAACCGTTGAAATAACAGCTGTAGATGCCAAGGGCAATCCTATCGGTACGCCGACGACTGGTAATATTGCAGGTGGAGTCATCACAGGAACGGGCGATTATTTTGGCTTACAGATGAACGTAACTGGTAGTGGTGCAACAGGCGATAGATTTCTTGTGAAATTAAACCAACAGGCTGCAACTGGGTTGGAGCTTGCAACTCAAAGACCAGAAGCTCTCGCATTAGCGTCGCCAATTCGTACTGAAAAATCAGCAGACAATAATGGTACGGCGACCATTTCAGCTGGGGTTGTCACTGATACCGATCCAGCAACCAGTGCGTTTACTGCGGGAACGCCGCCAACGTTGAATGATGGTCCTTATACTTTGACTAAAACAGCCAATGCTAACGAATATACGTTAACCAGTAATTCAGGTACAACGCATACCTTTACGGCTCCTGCCGATGGTAAAGATATTCTCTCTGGAGTGGGAGTTGCACCTGCACCTTTTGATAATCTTGGCTTCACTTTCGATATCGAGGGTACACCGAATACCGGTGATAGTTTTGAGATTAGTTTTAACACCGGTGGTTTTGATGACAATCGTAATGGCGCGGCGCTCGATGGTCTGAAATCGTCGGATTTAGTTAGGCAAAATGTAGAGTCTACAGGTAGTACCGAAAGCCATAAAACCTTTAATGAAGCATATGCCGATATTGTCACTGGTGTAGGGGTTATTACCAATCAAGCGAAAACCAATGGCGCGGCATTTGAAGCGCTGGCTAATCAGTCGAGTGCATGGTTTGAGTCTCTATCGGGTGTAAACCTAGATGAAGAGGCGGCCAACTTGTTACGTTTTCAACAGTCTTACTCGGCTTCGGCTCAAGTCATTTCGGCAGCGAGAACTGTGTTCGATACCTTATTAAGTGCAGCGAGGTAA
- a CDS encoding flagellar hook assembly protein FlgD: MSNNVNATSSTGVDSLYWDRQKQAEEKKPRDELSQEDFFSLLTQQLSFQDPSKPADNDQMIAQMTSFTMAEGISKLNENFDSLAASMTSNSALQASTLIGKKALLESTTLEHGDDALTKGSVIVQEPVQNLSVGIYDESGALVKTLEFGEQSVGAVRFDWDGKNKDGEMMPPGEYTIKAEGMIEGEYQTLPSATFRNIDSVNVNGANGIVINTKEGAVRLTDIAEIA; encoded by the coding sequence ATGAGTAATAATGTAAATGCCACTTCTTCAACGGGTGTAGATTCACTCTACTGGGACAGGCAGAAACAGGCCGAGGAGAAAAAGCCCAGAGATGAGCTATCGCAAGAAGATTTCTTCTCGCTGCTTACTCAACAGCTCTCTTTCCAAGATCCAAGTAAGCCTGCGGACAACGATCAAATGATCGCGCAGATGACAAGTTTTACCATGGCCGAGGGGATCTCAAAGTTAAATGAGAACTTTGACTCGTTAGCTGCATCGATGACTTCTAACTCGGCGCTTCAAGCATCAACGCTGATTGGTAAGAAAGCATTACTCGAATCAACGACGTTAGAACATGGTGACGATGCACTTACAAAAGGTTCTGTGATTGTACAGGAACCAGTTCAGAATCTATCAGTGGGTATCTATGATGAATCTGGAGCGCTTGTAAAGACGCTTGAATTTGGCGAACAAAGTGTGGGCGCTGTGCGATTCGATTGGGATGGTAAAAATAAAGACGGTGAGATGATGCCTCCAGGTGAATACACCATAAAAGCGGAGGGTATGATTGAAGGTGAATATCAAACTTTACCGTCGGCCACATTTAGAAATATAGACAGTGTTAATGTTAATGGTGCTAACGGCATCGTCATTAATACCAAAGAAGGCGCGGTGCGCTTAACTGATATTGCTGAAATAGCATAG